Within the [Enterobacter] lignolyticus SCF1 genome, the region TAAAATTATTACAATCAATAGGTAACTTTATGTCAGAGAAACCCTTAACAAAGACTGATTATTTGATGCGTTTGCGACGTTGTCAGACTATTGACACACTGGAACGTGTCATTGAAAAAAATAAATATGAACTTTCAGACAATGAACTGGCTGTTTTTTACTCAGCCGCCGATCATCGTCTTGCCGAACTTACTATGAATAAGCTTTACGATAAAATCCCCGTTTCGGTATGGAAATTCATACGTTAATGATCCTCTTTGTCACGGTACCCCACACCCCTCTCTGACCTGTCGACGTTCTTATCGCTTACTTTGTGATAGACGTCGCACGTTGAAATGGGGAACGTTCCCATAAAGACAATAAGCTTATAGTGTGAAGCTCCGATGTTAAAGGAGGCACATATGAGTGATGAAAAACGCAAGATGATCGCCGGGGAGCTATACCGTCCGGGCGATGAGACC harbors:
- a CDS encoding HHA domain-containing protein, with the protein product MSEKPLTKTDYLMRLRRCQTIDTLERVIEKNKYELSDNELAVFYSAADHRLAELTMNKLYDKIPVSVWKFIR